The Sporomusaceae bacterium FL31 genome includes the window TCAATTTTATGACCGGCTTTTTTGATATTTACAACGGTTTGCGGATCTTCGGCAGCTTGCATTCCATCAACAAAAAACGTCGCCTTAGCCTGATATTTCGCCAGCAAATCCAAAATTTGCTGGATGGTCGTACGATCTGTTAAACCATCAAAAGTCAGAGCAATTTGCTGCTGTTGTCTGCTATCGCGGGTAATAACGCCTGCTTTCTCCTGACTGTTTTTTAACTGCGTTAGTGCTTGAGCAATCTCCACATCCGCATTGTAGGAACTCCTGCCGTCGGTAATATTTTGAGCATCACGTCCTGTTGGCGTTGATAAAAAATTTTTGGTTAGCATCACGCCGACAAGACAGATGATAATCAATAACAATGAAATTACCCAACGTTTCATAACATCCCTCCTTCCCGATCAAAGGCTCCAATAATAATAACCTTGTTCTTTGAGGCTCTTATGGTCAAAGATATTCTTAATATCCAGCAAAACATGTTTGGACTGCTTTTGCCTAGGCTTAAACATCTTCACTAAATCGGCGGATTGTAAAGCTTTAAATTGTTGATGAGCAACCAGAAATACCAAACAGTCGGCATCTTGAACTGCGCTTAATGCTACAGGCTCGACACCAAATTCTGCTTTGAATTCCTTTTCATTGACAACCGGATCGACCACTTTGACGTTAATGCCATAGGTAGCCAGTTGCTTACAAACATCCACCGCTTTAGAGTTTCGCATATCCGGACAATCTTCTTTAAACGTTATTCCCATAATATAGATATTGGCGTGTTTAACGTTAATATCCGCCTGAATCATTCTTTTAATTAAATTATCGCTGACAAACACGGCCATATTGTCGTTAATCTTACGGCCGGCGGCCATAATCTGCGAATGATAGCCCAGCCGTTCGGCTTGATAAATAAAATAGTATGGATCTATACCAATGCAATGGCCGCCAACCAAACCTGGATAAAAGCCTAATGCGTTCCATTTAATATTCATGGCATCAACGACTTCTTTGGTATTGATTCCCACACGATCGAATACCATCGAGAGTTCGTTCATAAAAGCGATGTTAATATCACGCTGAGCATTTTCAGCCAGCTTAGCCGCTTCTGCTACTTTGATACTCGGAGCCTGATAAACACCGGCATGAATAATAAGTTCATAAATTGCTGCAATATTGGCAACAGCTTCGTCATCGACTCCAGATACAATCTTCCGAATATTTTCAAGCTTATGGATTTTATCACCAGGGTTAATTCGCTCGGGAGAATAGCCGACTTTAAAGTCCACCCCGCATTTCAGCCCGGATTCCTGCTCTAAAATCGGCAAGCAGACTTCTTCGGTAACACCGGGATACACCGTAGATTCAAATACAACAATGGTACCGCGCGTTAAATTGCGGCCAATTAATGCACTAACATTGATCACAGGATTTAAATTGGGTGTCTTATCACTATTGACCGGCGTTGGCACAGCAACAATGATGACTTTGGCTTCTCTAAGCCTTGCCGGATCAGTTGTAAATTCCAACGAAGTACTGCTGAGTTTCTCGCTTCCGATCTCCTGAGTACGGTCAATCCCCTGCTTGTAGTCAGCAATTTTCCCTTCATCAATATCAAATCCCAGCGTTTTGACTTGATCGGCAAAGGCGACAGCAACCGTTAGACCCACATACCCCAGTCCTACGACCGCTAAATATTCACTTTTATCCTTTATACTTTCAAATACTGCTAAATTCATTATCATTCACCCGCTTCTTAAAAATAATAAGTCAGTTGATTCCACCAGGTTGTGGACGTCCCTCCGGTAATGTGGTCTTTTAAATCGTAATATTCAATACCTGCAACAAAGTTCTCGGCAAGTGTATAGTTCATTCCTAGTCCAAAGCCTTTGAATCCTTGCATTGATCCACCCTTTCCATTCATTCCATGGACAATGTAGGTTCCTCTCGGCTGATTATAATATTTTGCAAAGACCCCATAAGTACCTGGCCGCCATGTTTTTAAATCACCATAGTTTAAATGAAACACATACCCTGTACTAGCCCCTTTGCTATCTTTCAAACTAGAATCCAATACCATAGCCCCTATACCAAAATTACTGAAATTATAGGTTCCGCCCAGAGTACGAATGGTATTGTATAAACCATCAGACATCCGATAATGATAAATGGCGGCTTCCACATCATAATCATAATCTTCATAGCGTGCCGCAATAATCGCAGTTTCTTTTGTTTCATCGGTTTTCCCATAACTAGCCGTATACTTCACCGGGCCATTAAATACAGCCCGAATGCCGGCAAAATCGCTGTCATAGATATTTCCTCCTGCCATCAGATAGCCAAAAGATCCAGCAGTTAACATGCTTGTGCCTGATCTTCCAGCAACATAAAACCGTGAAAAATTAAATTCATTATTATAATTCGATATATTCCTTTGTCCCTCAAACATCCCATAGGCACGCCAATCTTGTTTCAATGCGGTGTCAAAAGCGAGGCGGGCTCGAATGCCGGTTGAATCCCTGTCTAATGGACCAGACCCATTATTGATGGCATAATGAGCACGAAGTTCTCCATCAATATTGACTTTGTTGTCTTGTTGCTTGCTACGATCACCCACATGCGTCAATTCCTCAATCAAGCCCGCATAGGTTTCAGGAGCAAGATCTGCTGGAGGAGCACTTGCTTTTGGCTCTACAGCCGTTGTGGAATTCAGTTTTGCTATTCCGGTTGTTTCAATATCAGCATTGTTTCGCAGCATACCGGATTGATTAGAACCAGCAAGTGATTTGCTGGTAACAGGATCTTCATTCGTTATGATCTGAGTTGTAAGCAGGGCCATTTTATAAGCAAACTCTGCCTTGGCATTCTCAACATCCAAATTCGGCGCATTAATGATTTTTGTTGTGATTTGGGCCATCTCATAGCTAAACTCTTTGCTTTTGCTGCTAGGTATCAGTGGCAGCATTTTTGCTGTAGCTTGTGCCATTGCATAAGTAAATTCGACCTTAAACTTATCGGTATTTGTGGTTGGGACGGCAATAACTTTTGCTGTGATCTGAGCCATCTCATAGGCAAAATTAGCGTTTAATTGATCTTTTTCCACAGCCGCAAAACTATTCTCAGCTTTAAGCACAGTTGAAGCATACGCTACGTTTCCAACCTTATCAGATATACCGATTGCCGTGACCATCGCAACCAATACTATGTAAGACTTTTTCACTTGAATATTCACCGCCCTGAAAGTATCTCTTGAAAAACTGCAGATGGTTATCTGTTACTGGAACTTGTACCTAACTCTTTCCGGAGAAACTTTTTAACCGAATAGTTTTATGACATAACTACTATTATTCCGATAAAAATTACCTGGCTGCATTTGTTACTTTACATTTAAATGCAACCAGGTATCATAGACGAAACACCCTTAGATCCATCGCTTTATTTCACTTCTGTCCTGAAAAGCGGGCACCTATGTCTTTTAGCATATTTGCGCTATATGTTATAAACCTCTTCCTGAATGTCCTTTATTCAAAATTCGGGTAAAAACTTAACAACACCAAGCAGAATTAGCAGCCAAATTACATTGTGTTTAGTCACTTATACAAAAGGCCTTGACCACTGGCACAATTCTTCAAAGAATTCAATTCCTCAAAATTAACTATAAGGTTTTAGATAAAAATTGCCTGGCTGCACGAAACACTAACATGCAACCAGGCAATCATAGACGGAAACAACCATCCTTAGACCCATAGCTTTGCGTCGCTTCTTTTCAGAAGGTTTGCCACCTTATACTTTTAAGATGATATTCGCGTTATTTAAAAGAATTCCTGCATAATTATGTCGTCTTTTGAAGATTTAGGATATGCAATAGAATGCCTCCTACGAAGAGCCGTAAGCAGCTGAATCGGCAACTTTCAAGTAGCGAATTACCTCTACCAAGGTTACGGCCCGAATATCGAAAGCATCTTCAATGGTATTTTAAAACATATTAACTAAAATGGCTCCATAGCCGACATCCAAGCATTACAAAATACCCCATGTCGAACAAGAACAACTACCCATTGTTGCTTTAAAACACCTTCGCACCATAGCAACTTAACGCTTATCCTTCTTCTCCAAATTGCTGCTAATTACGTTTAGTTCACCGCCAAGTAGAAATATTAACGTACTAATGTATAACCAGACGATGAGAGCAAAAACCCCACCTAAACTCCCATAAATTAATTCATAACTGCCAAAGTGATTGATGTAGAAAGAAAACACTAAAGAACCCAAGATCCAGCCAAACGTTGTAAACAAAGTACCCACGATAATATTATTGAAATTCAAACGTCTATTAGGTAAATATCGATACATTAAATAAAAGGTGACGATCATTAAGATAAGCGAAAGGGCGTATCTTAAAAATGTCCAGACGGTATAGAATAATGTTTTGGCTCCAACTAAATCAAATATATAAGACCCAATAATCCGCCCTAATACTAACATAAAAAATGAAGATATGATGATTCCGGTCAAGCCGATTACCGACATAAGTGCTATAATGATAAGCTTAATGAAGCTTCGATTTTCTTTTACACCATAGGAATGATTAAGGCCTCTTATTATAGCCGCCATTCCGCGAGAAGCTGCCCAAAGACTTCCGAGCATCCCTAAAACTAAAATAGTCGTACTTTTAGCTTCCAGCGTCTGTACTAAGATATTATTAACCACAAGAGCCGAACCCTGAGGAAGAATTAGACTGAGATTCGAAGTTAACAATCGATTGGGAATAGGAGTAAAACTCAATAGATTGATCAGAAAAAATAGAAAAGGGAAAAAAGCTAATATTAAATAATAGGACACCTGGGCACTCATAGCCGCCAAATCGTCATCTTTATATCGAAATACTAATTGCTTGATATATTGATATACAGTTAAACTTTGTATCACTTTAAACATTTTTACTTTCTCCATTTGAGCAAATTGATTTAAACAGCTTTAATTTCCTTATTCTGGAATAAAAATCAAAAACCTCCTATTACGAAAGGTTCTTTCTACAGCGGCCACGGCTTGGCATCATAATCTTGCAGACTTTCAGGCGTGATAATCCCAGCTTTCTTAGATACATCCTTTCTGCTTGAAGACTAAAACAACACACAGATGATCCTGCCGAAAATAAAAACAAACTGTTACAGATTTTTGTTGACACCTGTCGATTTTTAAAATAAAATGTAACCATTACACGTGCTGATCAGAAATCTGAAGGCCGGACAAATTAGGTAAACTAATTTGTCCGGCCTTTTTGCGTTCTTAAAAATCCTATGTTTAGAGCCTTTCCAAACTACCAAGATAAGGAGAAAATCACATGACTCATCATACCGCCAATTTTTGGGACCAGCAATTAGAGACACAGACTCGTCAGGAATGGGAGGCATTAAAGCTCCAACTCCTAAAAAAGCATCTGCAGGCTGCTTATGAAGGATCGCCCTATTACCGCAGCGTGTTTGACCAAGCTGGACTGCGGCCGGAAAAAGTCAAAACCCTGGCCGATATTCAACATTTCCCAACCATGAATAAAATCATCCTGCGCGAACGGCAAGAACTCGTCCCCCCATTCGGTGATATTGTCGCCGTACCCGAACAAGAAATCGTCTATATCTCCACTTCCAGCGGCTCGACCGGCGTACCGACAGCCTCACCCTTTACGGCTCAGGATTTCGAAGACTGGATCGACTATGAGGCCAGACAGTTTTTCTCCAGCGGGCTGCGGCCGACAGACCGCTATTGCCATGCACTCAACTTCTCCTTGTTTGTCGGCGGACCCTGCGTGCTGGGCGCCCAAAAGGTCGGGGCGTTATCCATTCACGCCGGAACAGTGCCCTCGGAAAGATTGCTGGCACTCATCCGCCAATTCGGTGTAACCGCCATTTGGACAACCCCTTCCTATGCCTGGTATCTTGGTGAAACAGCCCGTAAAGAAGGCATTGATCCGGCCAAAGAACTGTCTGTGCAAAAAATATTCGTAGCCGGCGAGCCGGGCGGCTCCATCCCCGAGACCCGCAAAAACATCGAACAGCTTTGGGGCGCCGATGTTTATGACTATTACGGCCTTTCGGATATCTTTGGCTCCTGCGCAGGCATGTGCACCGCAAAGGACGGTTTGCACTGGGCCGAGGATCACATTCTAACCGAAGTGTTACATCCGGATACCGGTGAGCCGGTTGCCGAAGGAGAAAGAGGCGAACTGGTCTTAACCACCTTAAAAAAATCAGCCCGCCCGCTCATTCGCTTCCGTACCGGCGATATTGTTTCCTACACAACAGAGCCATGTAGCTGCGGTCGCACCGCGTTAAGACTGCACGGTATTCATGGCCGCCTGGATGATATGCTTATCATCAAAGGCGTAAACGTATTCCCCAGCGACATTGAAGCCATTGTTCGCAAGGATTCCGATTTTACCGGAGAATACAGCCTGGTCGTCGACCGGATCAATCATCTGGACGAACTGACCATTCAGGTTGAAAGCGGTTTGGCTCATGCTAAAGACAGCCTGGCTGCCCGCTTAAATAAAGCCATCAAAAGCACGGTGGGCCTATCGGCCAAAATCGAAATTCTTGAGCCCGATACCTTGCCAAGGGCTACCCATAAGGCCAAAAGGGTATTGGACAATCGTAAAAATATCTGGAGCTAAGGAGACCATCATGACACTAAAAAACGGTACCGAATATATTCAAAGCTTAAAGCGCTTACGGCCCAACATGTATAAATGGGGCCAGTTGATCGAGGATGTGACGACACATCCGGCAACCAAGCTGCATATCCAATCAGTCGCACTTTCCTATGACGCAGCCTTTGATGACGAACAAGCCAGTATTTTTACCAACACCTCGCATCTGACCAATAAAAAAGCCCATCGCTGGAACACATTAATGAAAAGCCCTGAAGATATCATCGGCAACATCCGCATGAAACGCGCCCAGTTTACTAAAACCGGCACCTGCCAGGGAGCGACCTGCACGGGCTGGACCATTGCCAATGCGCTGTGGGCTGTCACCTATGAAGTAGATGCTGCATTGGGAACAGGCTATCATGACCGTCTGAAAAACTTTTTATATTACATAGAAGACCAAGCGCTTACAGTCGCCGGTGCCATCACCGATGCCAAAGGCAACCGCACGTTAAAACCGTCGCAGCAGTCTAATCCGGATACCAACCTGCATATCAGCCAGGTGCGTCCGGATGGCATTGTTGTCCGGGGCTACAAGGCTCAAAT containing:
- a CDS encoding UDP-N-acetyl-D-glucosamine dehydrogenase — its product is MNLAVFESIKDKSEYLAVVGLGYVGLTVAVAFADQVKTLGFDIDEGKIADYKQGIDRTQEIGSEKLSSTSLEFTTDPARLREAKVIIVAVPTPVNSDKTPNLNPVINVSALIGRNLTRGTIVVFESTVYPGVTEEVCLPILEQESGLKCGVDFKVGYSPERINPGDKIHKLENIRKIVSGVDDEAVANIAAIYELIIHAGVYQAPSIKVAEAAKLAENAQRDINIAFMNELSMVFDRVGINTKEVVDAMNIKWNALGFYPGLVGGHCIGIDPYYFIYQAERLGYHSQIMAAGRKINDNMAVFVSDNLIKRMIQADINVKHANIYIMGITFKEDCPDMRNSKAVDVCKQLATYGINVKVVDPVVNEKEFKAEFGVEPVALSAVQDADCLVFLVAHQQFKALQSADLVKMFKPRQKQSKHVLLDIKNIFDHKSLKEQGYYYWSL
- a CDS encoding phenylacetate-coenzyme A ligase; its protein translation is MTHHTANFWDQQLETQTRQEWEALKLQLLKKHLQAAYEGSPYYRSVFDQAGLRPEKVKTLADIQHFPTMNKIILRERQELVPPFGDIVAVPEQEIVYISTSSGSTGVPTASPFTAQDFEDWIDYEARQFFSSGLRPTDRYCHALNFSLFVGGPCVLGAQKVGALSIHAGTVPSERLLALIRQFGVTAIWTTPSYAWYLGETARKEGIDPAKELSVQKIFVAGEPGGSIPETRKNIEQLWGADVYDYYGLSDIFGSCAGMCTAKDGLHWAEDHILTEVLHPDTGEPVAEGERGELVLTTLKKSARPLIRFRTGDIVSYTTEPCSCGRTALRLHGIHGRLDDMLIIKGVNVFPSDIEAIVRKDSDFTGEYSLVVDRINHLDELTIQVESGLAHAKDSLAARLNKAIKSTVGLSAKIEILEPDTLPRATHKAKRVLDNRKNIWS